Proteins from a genomic interval of Clostridium sp. M62/1:
- a CDS encoding tail protein X has translation MRRVTGYKDYTTREGDTFDALALEMYGEEMLAHYIAEFNPDYADVLIFDANVALRLPIVEGAETPETLPPWRRDSEDEDDSA, from the coding sequence ATGCGTAGAGTAACAGGCTACAAAGACTACACGACACGCGAAGGGGACACCTTCGACGCGCTGGCCCTCGAAATGTACGGGGAGGAAATGCTGGCGCACTATATCGCAGAATTTAACCCCGACTATGCGGACGTGCTGATCTTCGACGCGAACGTGGCCCTCCGGCTGCCGATCGTCGAAGGTGCAGAGACGCCGGAAACTCTGCCGCCGTGGCGTCGGGACTCTGAGGACGAGGACGACAGCGCGTGA
- a CDS encoding phage late control D family protein, translating into MNLYYNGVDIYGDVSVNYCVHEMFAEKQADTLVIRFNDTKGTWSKWQPAEGDTVQFKEGASDTGKMFVHSMKPENGLFTIRAMSMPKSGKTKKSKSWEGVRFLQLANEFAGNHGLTFQNYGCTDQVYPYIKQDSETDFALFHRLCTLEGCQMLIFDGKLLAYNEQYIEGQTPAGSLSVDENGVFSYEDNRGGMYGSCEIASGSYSGKFIANSSNSSVLRPAVPIQVTSNAEAARFAKGLLRNANKFARSGYFSKSLMTGYAAASILTLSTPRATMWDGTVFVYKVRHDFVGNKSTIYFRHILEGY; encoded by the coding sequence GTGAACCTCTACTACAACGGGGTGGATATATACGGGGACGTGTCGGTGAACTACTGCGTGCACGAAATGTTCGCAGAAAAGCAAGCCGACACCCTCGTGATCCGCTTCAATGACACCAAGGGAACATGGAGCAAGTGGCAACCGGCCGAAGGTGACACCGTGCAATTCAAAGAAGGCGCGAGTGATACCGGGAAAATGTTCGTGCACTCCATGAAACCAGAAAACGGGCTTTTTACGATCCGAGCCATGTCCATGCCGAAAAGCGGCAAGACAAAAAAGAGTAAAAGCTGGGAGGGCGTCCGGTTCCTACAACTGGCGAATGAGTTCGCAGGAAATCACGGGCTAACATTCCAGAACTACGGCTGCACGGATCAGGTTTACCCGTATATCAAACAGGACAGCGAGACAGACTTCGCCCTATTCCACCGGCTCTGCACTCTGGAAGGCTGCCAAATGCTTATATTTGACGGCAAGCTGCTGGCGTATAACGAGCAGTACATAGAGGGGCAGACTCCAGCCGGTAGTCTCTCCGTAGATGAAAACGGCGTTTTCTCCTATGAGGACAACCGGGGCGGAATGTACGGATCCTGCGAAATTGCAAGCGGAAGCTACTCCGGAAAATTTATAGCCAACAGCTCCAACAGCTCAGTGCTCCGCCCTGCGGTGCCTATTCAGGTAACCAGCAATGCAGAGGCGGCACGCTTCGCCAAGGGGCTGCTGCGGAACGCGAACAAGTTCGCCCGATCCGGATACTTTTCCAAGTCACTTATGACCGGATATGCAGCCGCCAGCATTTTGACACTATCAACACCAAGGGCAACCATGTGGGACGGTACCGTTTTTGTGTATAAAGTCCGGCATGATTTTGTCGGAAATAAATCCACGATCTACTTCCGACACATTCTGGAGGGCTACTAA
- a CDS encoding baseplate J/gp47 family protein → MSELKFIETTDETIYTDILEELENGVGEPLYPGDERRIFGDTMAKVIVTVYNTVNDACRQKMLRYARGTVLDALGENRDVIRLDPTYATTTLRFTVTEAVGSNIIIPAGLRVTGDFVHYFLTDTTAVLYAGSLYVDVAATAEEGGTDYNNIDEGEISEIVDVSDVPLLDGVTNLTITEGGGDREEDEPYRERIREAENKLSTAGPAKAYKYWALSANSLVTDAVVESEKETITRTLKTYAGHAFQGGANLLPDTLVVFLSDGSEATAGADYTAEYADELLTLSLSGSLAGAEAVKIQIGRNMYGRVKIVPICAGGQIPSEEVLADVLAACSADDVRPLTDMVTVEAPETHEYDIELTYYTTKANESEVVQNVEGSGGAIDQYINWQGSTLNQDINPDELRKRILCPDWADDLIGATRVQIIKPEYTELNSTTVAKFSGKKIVKHIVRG, encoded by the coding sequence ATGAGCGAGCTCAAATTCATAGAGACAACCGACGAAACAATCTACACCGACATACTGGAAGAATTAGAGAACGGCGTCGGCGAGCCTCTCTACCCCGGTGACGAGCGCCGAATCTTCGGCGACACCATGGCGAAGGTGATCGTCACTGTTTACAACACAGTAAACGACGCCTGCCGCCAGAAAATGCTCCGATATGCAAGGGGCACTGTTCTGGACGCTCTGGGAGAAAACAGAGACGTGATCCGTCTCGATCCTACCTATGCCACTACCACCCTACGGTTCACAGTTACCGAAGCGGTGGGCTCTAATATCATTATACCGGCCGGACTTCGAGTAACAGGTGACTTCGTTCACTATTTCCTGACAGACACCACAGCCGTGCTTTATGCAGGTAGCCTCTATGTGGACGTGGCAGCAACCGCCGAGGAAGGCGGCACGGACTACAACAACATAGACGAGGGCGAGATCTCCGAGATCGTGGACGTCTCCGACGTTCCACTGCTCGACGGAGTAACAAACCTGACCATAACAGAAGGCGGAGGCGACCGTGAGGAGGACGAACCGTACCGTGAGAGAATCCGAGAGGCTGAGAACAAACTCAGCACCGCAGGCCCGGCCAAAGCCTACAAATACTGGGCGCTGTCCGCGAACTCTCTCGTCACGGACGCAGTGGTGGAATCCGAAAAGGAAACGATCACCAGAACACTGAAAACATACGCCGGGCACGCCTTCCAAGGTGGCGCCAATCTCCTGCCGGACACTCTGGTGGTTTTCCTGAGTGACGGATCCGAAGCCACAGCAGGGGCCGACTATACGGCCGAGTATGCAGACGAGCTTCTGACTCTCTCACTCTCCGGATCTCTCGCTGGAGCCGAGGCGGTAAAGATCCAGATCGGCCGCAATATGTACGGCCGCGTCAAGATCGTGCCGATCTGCGCCGGAGGACAGATTCCGAGCGAGGAAGTGCTGGCCGACGTGCTGGCTGCCTGCTCTGCGGACGACGTTCGCCCTCTCACTGACATGGTAACGGTGGAAGCTCCGGAAACTCACGAGTATGACATAGAGCTCACCTATTACACCACTAAAGCCAACGAGTCAGAAGTAGTGCAGAACGTGGAAGGATCCGGCGGGGCTATTGATCAGTATATCAACTGGCAGGGCTCCACACTGAATCAGGACATAAACCCAGACGAGCTCCGGAAGCGGATCCTCTGCCCTGACTGGGCCGACGATCTGATCGGAGCCACCCGTGTGCAGATCATCAAACCGGAATACACCGAGCTCAACAGCACGACCGTGGCCAAGTTCTCCGGTAAAAAGATCGTGAAGCATATCGTCAGAGGATAA
- a CDS encoding phage tail protein: MGGMKVSNMDFIKLLPAFMQDDEAAIALSKAVNKLIGEPGKRLATIRTWDKVDELTEAECNEMAWELDIDWYDSEGMSLTEKRNTIKLAQQIKRKRGTKWAVERLIGAYFGEGYVMEWFEMDDSPYTFAALTTNANTDGENFNKFVDAVQAAKNVRSHIAGVFYYWQQGPDPGIECALNTELHRYDFVKCGTNPRTATIGFVIKPSIETDPEVKPYLYDYTHAGTTTCGTYPQPGTLGAVVKQAAAAEPDTEAFRYNYPECGITPRPGTLGSVIKRAAATNEKAALFCYPFVKCGTKRCGE, translated from the coding sequence ATGGGCGGCATGAAAGTGTCAAACATGGATTTTATAAAACTGCTGCCCGCCTTCATGCAGGACGACGAGGCAGCGATCGCACTCAGCAAGGCCGTGAACAAGCTCATAGGTGAGCCGGGCAAACGTCTGGCCACAATCCGCACATGGGACAAGGTAGACGAGCTCACAGAGGCGGAGTGCAACGAAATGGCGTGGGAGCTGGACATTGACTGGTACGACTCCGAAGGCATGAGCCTGACAGAGAAGCGGAACACAATCAAGCTCGCGCAGCAGATCAAAAGAAAACGCGGTACCAAGTGGGCCGTTGAGCGTCTGATCGGCGCATACTTCGGCGAGGGCTATGTCATGGAGTGGTTCGAGATGGACGACTCCCCGTACACCTTCGCGGCTCTAACCACAAACGCGAACACCGACGGCGAAAATTTTAATAAATTTGTTGACGCCGTTCAGGCTGCCAAAAATGTGCGCTCGCATATCGCGGGCGTTTTCTATTACTGGCAGCAGGGGCCGGATCCCGGTATTGAGTGTGCGCTGAACACGGAGCTGCACCGTTATGATTTTGTAAAATGCGGTACCAACCCGCGAACGGCCACGATCGGCTTCGTGATAAAGCCGAGCATTGAAACAGATCCGGAAGTGAAGCCGTACCTATACGACTACACTCACGCCGGAACTACAACCTGCGGAACATATCCGCAGCCCGGAACACTCGGCGCCGTCGTAAAGCAAGCGGCTGCAGCCGAGCCTGACACCGAGGCGTTCCGTTACAACTACCCTGAATGTGGAATAACTCCACGGCCGGGGACGTTGGGCTCAGTTATAAAACGCGCAGCAGCCACGAACGAAAAGGCGGCCCTGTTCTGCTATCCGTTCGTAAAATGCGGAACTAAGCGCTGCGGGGAATAA
- a CDS encoding SUMF1/EgtB/PvdO family nonheme iron enzyme has product MANFDLTNLAVKMICPNNVVKTDDTDLPSVLVYIPKFKNSDVLTGGNDSTHPAFIVNGVEIPGFYYGKYQAKVYNSVAYSLPGEDPTASINFDTARARCEAKGAGWHLSTNAEWAAIALWCKKNGFLPYGNNNYGKDSRESNYKAAPSYYESGKIARVATGTGPISWSHDKTMAGIWDLNGNVWEWQGGIRLVWGELQILANNDAADPDNPQNATSTCWKAINAADGALVDPESKTTDSSAHVSGKTVKLDYVNNKWTYSTSITNAKDESRSCAFYQVAADSSIGDAAKVMLRALALLPDSDVTTDVYEGDYMWWNNGVAERCVFRGGRWYSGASAGVFYLGGHNSRGGVGTGLGFRAAYIPEIR; this is encoded by the coding sequence ATGGCAAATTTTGACCTCACCAATCTGGCAGTAAAAATGATCTGCCCGAACAACGTCGTCAAGACAGACGACACCGATCTCCCTTCCGTTCTGGTGTATATCCCGAAGTTTAAGAACTCGGACGTACTCACCGGCGGAAATGACAGCACCCACCCGGCCTTTATCGTCAACGGCGTGGAAATCCCCGGCTTTTACTACGGCAAGTATCAGGCCAAGGTTTACAACTCCGTAGCGTACAGCCTGCCGGGCGAAGATCCGACCGCAAGTATCAACTTCGACACCGCACGCGCACGCTGCGAGGCCAAGGGCGCAGGCTGGCACCTGAGCACTAACGCAGAATGGGCCGCGATCGCTCTCTGGTGCAAGAAAAACGGCTTCCTCCCGTATGGTAACAACAACTACGGCAAAGACAGCCGCGAAAGTAATTACAAAGCCGCGCCGAGCTACTACGAAAGCGGCAAGATCGCGAGAGTTGCAACTGGTACCGGCCCGATCTCATGGAGCCACGACAAGACCATGGCTGGTATCTGGGATCTGAACGGCAACGTGTGGGAATGGCAGGGAGGAATCCGCCTTGTTTGGGGTGAGCTTCAGATCCTCGCAAACAACGACGCAGCCGATCCGGACAACCCTCAGAACGCAACGAGCACATGCTGGAAGGCTATCAACGCCGCAGACGGCGCCCTCGTGGATCCTGAGAGCAAGACGACCGACAGCTCCGCCCATGTTTCCGGTAAAACCGTAAAACTGGACTATGTGAACAACAAGTGGACGTACTCTACTTCGATCACCAACGCCAAAGATGAAAGCCGAAGCTGCGCCTTTTATCAGGTTGCTGCCGACAGCTCGATCGGAGACGCTGCCAAGGTTATGCTGCGCGCTCTCGCCCTTCTCCCGGACTCTGACGTCACTACTGACGTATACGAGGGCGACTACATGTGGTGGAATAACGGCGTAGCCGAGCGCTGCGTGTTTCGCGGGGGCCGCTGGTACTCCGGTGCGAGCGCTGGTGTGTTCTACCTCGGCGGCCACAACTCCCGCGGCGGTGTGGGCACGGGCCTCGGCTTCCGTGCCGCTTATATCCCGGAAATCCGGTAA
- the avd gene encoding diversity-generating retroelement protein Avd: MDNLQLRQRIVRSMIRVSERTANMRKPEKFEYRKHMTAAFMDMLELCIEANRARGSRRVELQNKMDTKLDVLRSLVDTAVSPEDRLISPGLHEIWSKELNEIGRMLGGWKKSNE, encoded by the coding sequence ATGGACAACTTACAACTGCGGCAGCGTATCGTTCGGAGCATGATCCGGGTGAGCGAACGCACCGCAAATATGAGAAAACCCGAAAAATTCGAGTATCGCAAGCACATGACGGCGGCGTTCATGGATATGCTGGAGCTCTGCATTGAGGCCAACCGGGCCAGAGGCTCGCGCCGGGTAGAACTCCAGAACAAAATGGACACCAAGCTGGACGTGCTGCGCTCTCTCGTAGACACGGCAGTTTCTCCGGAGGATCGCCTGATCTCTCCGGGGCTCCACGAAATATGGAGCAAGGAGCTGAACGAAATCGGGCGTATGCTCGGCGGCTGGAAAAAGTCGAACGAGTAA
- a CDS encoding reverse transcriptase domain-containing protein: MDPRNQPSLLERIYSWENLLDAYHEAASEKWYRNDVTAFAANLEENLISIQNDLIWHTYKVGRYRQFYVHEPKKRLVMALGFRDRVVQWAIYLQTNQHLDNGMIYHSYGCRVGKGTTRAADRLQYWCTLVDRKPGKWYYLKLDVSKYFYRVDHRVLLDILRRKFPNEDGYLWLMETIINCDHTPFGLPPGKSADEIPPSERLFEVGMPIGNLTSQLLANVCLNELDQYIKHELKAHFYDRYMDDMALLYPDAATLNRWRVAIEKYLNEVLHLELNSKTTIGLVKHGITFVGCRIYPGYRKPTAQSVKKMKARMRYIAKEYEAGLIDFDAVDATMQSYFGLMGHCSTHGLQKWIEKNIIFKRKEMADIELPQEVTQWELNQF, translated from the coding sequence ATGGATCCAAGAAACCAGCCCTCCCTTCTGGAGAGAATATACTCGTGGGAGAATCTTCTGGACGCATACCACGAGGCAGCAAGCGAGAAGTGGTACCGCAACGACGTGACCGCCTTCGCGGCGAATCTGGAGGAAAACCTGATCAGTATACAAAACGACCTGATCTGGCACACCTACAAAGTGGGCCGGTACCGGCAGTTCTACGTCCATGAACCGAAGAAACGGCTCGTCATGGCTCTGGGCTTCCGGGATCGTGTCGTGCAGTGGGCGATCTACCTCCAGACAAACCAACACCTCGACAATGGCATGATATACCACAGCTACGGGTGCAGGGTGGGAAAAGGAACCACCAGAGCAGCCGACCGGCTTCAATACTGGTGCACACTCGTGGATCGGAAGCCGGGCAAATGGTACTACCTGAAACTGGACGTATCAAAGTATTTTTACCGGGTGGATCACCGGGTACTGCTCGACATACTCCGCCGGAAGTTCCCGAACGAGGACGGCTACCTCTGGCTTATGGAAACAATTATAAATTGCGACCATACACCCTTTGGACTGCCTCCGGGAAAGTCCGCCGACGAGATCCCACCGTCTGAAAGACTGTTCGAGGTAGGTATGCCGATCGGAAACCTCACGAGCCAGCTACTCGCGAACGTCTGCCTCAATGAGCTGGATCAGTATATCAAGCACGAGCTGAAAGCCCATTTTTACGACAGATACATGGACGACATGGCGCTGCTCTATCCTGACGCGGCCACACTGAACCGGTGGAGGGTTGCGATCGAGAAGTATCTGAACGAAGTCCTGCACCTCGAATTGAACAGCAAAACCACGATCGGACTCGTCAAGCACGGGATCACCTTCGTGGGCTGCCGAATCTATCCGGGGTACCGCAAACCGACAGCTCAGTCGGTCAAGAAAATGAAGGCACGTATGCGCTACATAGCGAAAGAGTACGAGGCCGGGCTGATCGACTTCGACGCGGTAGACGCGACCATGCAGAGCTACTTCGGACTTATGGGCCACTGCTCCACTCACGGGCTCCAGAAATGGATCGAGAAAAATATTATTTTCAAACGCAAAGAAATGGCAGACATAGAGCTGCCGCAGGAGGTGACACAATGGGAATTGAATCAGTTTTGA
- a CDS encoding SPOR domain-containing protein yields MSNSSLVDCTVYSPNHSGKRTHSIDRLTPHCVVGQLSAETIGACFPKGRDASCNYGIGYDGRVCLIVDECNRSWCSSSNANDQRAITIECASDKAEPYAMKSAVYEKLIKLCADICKRNGKTKVLWLGSKEKALAYEPKANEIVLTAHRWFANKSCPGDWLYSRYGELADRINALLGSTDSGNSGGNNTPSGGSGVKYYVQTGAYKQKANADAQLKKVKAAGFDAILKQSGGFYKVQTGAYSKKENADAEVKKLKAKGFDAIVTTDGGNAAGSASSEIKVGDVVQFSGGPHYGSTAASTAAGSPKAGPAKVTRIVKGAKHPYHIVHTDSQSNVYGWVDAANVSK; encoded by the coding sequence ATGAGCAATAGTTCATTAGTGGACTGCACAGTTTACAGCCCTAACCACAGCGGAAAGAGAACCCACTCGATCGACCGTCTGACACCGCACTGCGTAGTCGGCCAGTTATCTGCCGAAACGATCGGCGCCTGCTTCCCTAAAGGCAGGGACGCAAGCTGCAACTACGGGATCGGGTACGACGGCCGCGTCTGCCTGATCGTGGACGAGTGCAACCGGAGCTGGTGCAGCTCCAGCAACGCAAACGACCAGCGAGCGATCACGATCGAGTGCGCCAGCGATAAGGCCGAACCATACGCCATGAAATCCGCAGTTTACGAGAAATTGATCAAGCTCTGCGCTGACATCTGCAAGAGAAACGGAAAAACGAAGGTGCTCTGGCTCGGCAGCAAGGAGAAGGCTCTCGCATACGAGCCGAAGGCGAACGAGATCGTCCTCACCGCGCACCGCTGGTTCGCGAATAAATCGTGCCCCGGCGACTGGCTTTATTCCAGATATGGGGAGCTCGCCGACAGAATCAACGCACTGCTCGGCTCTACTGACTCCGGCAACTCCGGCGGAAATAATACCCCGTCCGGCGGTTCCGGCGTGAAATACTACGTCCAGACCGGCGCCTATAAGCAGAAAGCAAACGCCGACGCTCAGCTCAAAAAGGTGAAGGCTGCCGGTTTTGACGCCATTCTCAAACAGTCCGGCGGCTTCTACAAGGTACAGACCGGCGCCTACTCCAAGAAAGAAAACGCCGACGCCGAAGTCAAAAAGCTGAAAGCGAAGGGCTTCGACGCAATCGTAACGACCGACGGCGGAAACGCTGCCGGATCTGCAAGCTCTGAGATCAAAGTCGGCGACGTGGTTCAGTTCTCTGGTGGCCCTCACTACGGAAGCACTGCAGCTTCGACTGCTGCCGGATCTCCGAAAGCTGGCCCGGCCAAAGTCACCAGAATTGTGAAGGGCGCAAAGCACCCGTACCATATCGTACACACTGACAGCCAGTCCAATGTCTACGGCTGGGTGGACGCGGCCAACGTCTCAAAATGA
- a CDS encoding helix-turn-helix transcriptional regulator: MKLYKHTNGTCNASGPAIRALRERAGISQEQLAAKLQLAGLNLNQKAVSRIETGDRVVPDFELNYFATVLGVPVCTLLEYEK, encoded by the coding sequence TTGAAACTCTACAAGCACACGAATGGAACGTGCAACGCCTCCGGCCCTGCGATCCGGGCCCTCCGCGAAAGGGCGGGAATATCTCAGGAACAGCTCGCCGCCAAGTTGCAACTGGCTGGGCTGAATCTGAATCAGAAAGCAGTGAGCCGGATCGAAACCGGCGACCGCGTGGTGCCGGACTTCGAGCTAAACTATTTTGCGACAGTGCTCGGCGTGCCAGTTTGCACACTGCTGGAATATGAAAAATGA
- a CDS encoding helix-turn-helix domain-containing protein yields MEITVKVNYKNEKLQKLRQAAGLSQSQLAEAAGVNVRMYQKYEQGDRDISKAQLSTLLRICKALSCKLSDIVTDAETSELLAEYEK; encoded by the coding sequence ATGGAAATCACGGTAAAGGTAAATTATAAAAACGAAAAACTGCAAAAGCTCAGACAGGCCGCTGGCCTCTCCCAGTCGCAGCTCGCGGAAGCCGCCGGGGTAAACGTCCGAATGTATCAGAAATATGAACAGGGCGACCGGGATATAAGCAAGGCGCAGCTCTCCACGCTGCTGCGGATCTGTAAAGCACTGAGTTGTAAACTCTCAGATATAGTGACAGACGCGGAAACGTCCGAGCTTTTAGCAGAGTATGAGAAATAA
- a CDS encoding IS30 family transposase: MRRFKHLSKSDRIRIETLNNDGKTPKEIAEVVGVHISTIYRELQRGQYTHRNSDWTEETRYSSDLSEMKYRANLAAKGADLKIGNDRRLAEYIETKIADEKYSPEAVLGEIKAQGLRFNIEIKSKNTIYSYIEKGIFLRLTNKDLPVKGDKKRSYHKVQTQKRAPKGESIEKRPDIIGERSTFGHWEMDTVVSARPGKAAILVLTERLTRNEITAKLPDKSAASVVQALDDLEKEWGELFPRVFQTITVDNGSEFADCPGIERSILAEGSRTKCYYCHPYSSYERGSNENLNKMIRRWLPKGTNFDEIGAEVIQTITNWLNNYPRKILGFLPASAVFQEQMDALLGA, encoded by the coding sequence ATGAGAAGATTCAAACACCTGAGCAAATCCGACAGGATCCGGATCGAAACCCTGAACAATGACGGCAAGACTCCGAAAGAAATCGCGGAAGTTGTCGGCGTGCATATTAGCACAATATACCGCGAGCTGCAGCGTGGACAGTACACGCACCGGAATAGTGACTGGACAGAGGAAACCCGATACAGTTCAGACCTCAGCGAAATGAAATACCGGGCCAACCTTGCGGCCAAAGGCGCCGACCTGAAAATCGGAAACGATCGCCGCCTCGCTGAATATATAGAAACCAAGATCGCAGACGAAAAGTACAGCCCGGAGGCCGTGCTGGGAGAAATCAAGGCGCAAGGGCTCCGGTTCAACATAGAGATCAAGAGCAAAAACACCATTTACAGTTATATCGAGAAGGGGATCTTCCTCAGACTCACAAACAAAGACCTCCCGGTCAAGGGTGACAAGAAGCGCAGCTACCACAAGGTACAGACTCAGAAACGCGCACCGAAGGGCGAAAGCATAGAAAAGCGCCCGGATATAATCGGCGAGCGCTCCACCTTCGGGCACTGGGAAATGGACACCGTAGTGAGTGCCAGACCGGGAAAGGCTGCGATCCTCGTCCTGACCGAGAGACTCACCCGGAATGAGATCACGGCCAAACTCCCGGACAAAAGCGCGGCCAGCGTGGTGCAGGCCCTCGACGATCTGGAAAAAGAATGGGGTGAGCTTTTCCCTCGCGTGTTCCAAACAATCACCGTAGACAACGGCAGCGAGTTTGCGGACTGCCCCGGCATAGAGCGCAGCATACTGGCGGAGGGATCCCGGACGAAGTGCTACTACTGCCACCCGTACAGCTCATACGAGCGCGGAAGTAACGAGAACCTCAACAAGATGATCCGCCGCTGGCTGCCAAAGGGGACGAACTTCGACGAGATCGGCGCCGAAGTGATCCAGACAATAACAAACTGGCTGAACAACTACCCGCGGAAGATCCTCGGATTTTTGCCAGCCAGTGCAGTATTTCAAGAGCAAATGGACGCCCTTTTGGGGGCCTGA
- a CDS encoding DUF951 domain-containing protein codes for MERNMVYEVGDIVKLKKPHPCGSQEWEILRVGADFRLRCMGCGHQVMMARPLVQKNTRGLKNKDGEKKA; via the coding sequence ATGGAGAGAAACATGGTATACGAGGTTGGAGATATTGTAAAACTGAAAAAGCCCCATCCCTGCGGAAGCCAGGAGTGGGAGATTCTCAGAGTGGGAGCTGATTTCAGACTCAGATGCATGGGCTGCGGCCACCAGGTCATGATGGCCAGACCCCTTGTTCAGAAAAACACGAGAGGGCTCAAAAACAAAGACGGGGAAAAGAAAGCATAA
- a CDS encoding aldo/keto reductase → MEHSYKPDGGRYGRMKYRRCGRSGLLLPELSFGLWQNFGTEKTKEERRELILTAFDLGITHFDLANNYGFPAAGAAEENFGEILREDLKGFRDELIISTKAGYEMWPGPYGNWGSRKYLMASIDQSLCRMGLEYVDIFYHHRPDPETPLEETMEALSDIVRQGKALYVGISNYREEEARKAAAILRELHTPCLVDQIRYNLLERWPEDGLLEALEENGAGCICFSPLAQGALTGKYLTKIPEDSRAAKKGTTVAERYIKEENREKIQRLQRFAGERGQSLAQLALMWVLRRREVTSVLIGASRPEQIAENVKILFQKPLDSGEQEEIDRILASC, encoded by the coding sequence ATGGAACACAGTTATAAGCCTGACGGCGGCAGATATGGCAGAATGAAATACAGAAGATGCGGGAGGAGCGGGCTGCTGCTTCCGGAATTATCCTTCGGTCTATGGCAGAACTTCGGTACGGAAAAGACAAAGGAGGAGAGAAGAGAGCTGATTCTTACAGCCTTTGATCTGGGAATCACACACTTTGATCTGGCTAATAATTACGGTTTTCCCGCTGCGGGGGCTGCTGAGGAGAACTTTGGAGAGATTCTGAGGGAGGATTTGAAGGGATTCAGGGATGAGCTGATTATTTCTACAAAGGCAGGATATGAGATGTGGCCGGGGCCCTACGGCAACTGGGGATCCAGAAAATATCTGATGGCCAGCATTGATCAGAGCCTTTGCCGCATGGGGCTTGAGTATGTGGATATTTTTTATCACCACAGGCCGGACCCGGAGACGCCCCTGGAGGAGACCATGGAGGCCCTGAGCGATATCGTCCGCCAGGGCAAGGCCCTCTATGTGGGAATTTCCAATTACAGGGAGGAGGAGGCCAGGAAGGCGGCGGCCATTCTCCGGGAGCTTCACACGCCGTGTCTGGTGGACCAGATCCGTTACAATCTGCTGGAACGGTGGCCGGAGGACGGCCTGCTGGAAGCCTTGGAGGAGAATGGGGCCGGCTGCATCTGTTTCAGCCCTCTGGCCCAGGGAGCGCTGACCGGAAAATACCTGACCAAAATCCCGGAGGATTCCCGGGCGGCTAAAAAGGGCACAACGGTTGCAGAGAGATATATTAAGGAAGAAAACCGGGAAAAGATACAAAGGCTTCAGCGGTTCGCCGGGGAGAGAGGGCAGTCTCTGGCCCAGCTTGCCCTTATGTGGGTGCTCAGGAGAAGGGAAGTTACCTCTGTCCTCATCGGGGCAAGCCGCCCGGAGCAGATTGCGGAGAATGTAAAAATCCTTTTCCAGAAACCTCTGGATAGCGGTGAACAGGAAGAAATTGACAGGATTCTGGCATCCTGCTGA